AGCGTAACGCATGGCCACCGCCGGGCGACGACCGGAACGGATTCGGGTGCTGACCACGTCAGACCATAGGATGGAGCCTCGTGACCCCCGCCGACCTGGCCGAGCTGCTCAAGACCACCGCCGCCGCGGTGCTGGCCGAACACGACCTGGACCCCGCCGCGCTGCCCGCGACGGTCACCGTCGAGCGGCCGCGCAACCCCGAGCACGGCGACTACGCCACCAACCTGGCCCTTCAGCTGGGCAAGAAGGTCGGGGTCAACCCCCGCGAGCTGGCCGGCTGGCTGGCCGACGCGCTGGGCGCGGCCACCGGCGTCAGTGCGGCCGAGGTGGCCGGGCCCGGCTTCGTCAACCTGCGCCTGGACGCCTCCGCGCAGGGCGTGGTGATCGACAACGTCATCGCCGCCGGCCCCCGCTACGGGCACTCCACCGACCTCGCCGCGCTCAACATCAACCTGGAGTTCGTCTCGGCCAACCCCACCGGGCCGATCCACATCGGCGGCACCCGCTGGGCCGCGGTCGGCGACGCCCTGGGCCGGCTGCTCGCCACCCAGGGCGCGGCGGTCACCCGCGAGTACTACTTCAACGACCACGGTGCCCAGATCGACCGGTTCGCCGAGTCGCTGATCGCCGCCGCCACCGGCGAGCCCGTCCCGGAGAACGGCTACGCCGGGGCCTACATCACCGAGATCGCCGCCGCCGTGCAGGCCACAGCCCCCGACGCGGTGAGCAAGCCGCCCGCCGAGCGCCACGAGACGTTCCGCGCGATCGGGGTGGATCTGATGTTCGCCCACATCAAGGCCTCGCTGCACGAGTTCGGCACCGACTTCGACGTCTACACCCACGAAGACTCCATGCACACCTCCGGGCGGGTGGACGAGGCCATCGCCAAGCTGCGCGACAACGGCAACATCTACGAAAAAGACGGTGCGACCTGGCTGCGCACCAGCGCCTTCGGTGACGACAAGGACCGCGTCGTGATCAAAAGCGACGGCCAACCCGCCTACATCGCCGGCGACCTGGCCTACTACCTCGACAAGCGACACCGCGGATTCGACCTGTGCATCTACATGCTCGGTGCGGACCACCACGGCTACATCGCCCGGCTCAAGGCCGCCGCCGCGGCGTTCGGCGAGGACCCGGCCACCGTCGAGGTGCTGATCGGCCAGATGGTCAACCTGGTCCGCGACGGGGCGCCGGTGAAGATGAGCAAACGCGCCGGCACCGTGATCACCCTCGATGACCTGGTCGAGGCGATCGGTGTCGACGCGGCCCGCTACAGCCTGATCCGCTCGTCGGTGGACACCCCGATCGACATCGATTTGGCCCTGTGGTCCTCGGCGTCGAACGAAAACCCGGTCTACTACGTGCAATACGCACACGCGCGGCTCTCGGCGCTGGCCCGCAACGCCGCCGACCTCGGCATCGTCGCCGACACCGGCCACCTCGAGTTGCTCACTCACGACAAAGAGGGCACGCTGATCCGCAGCCTCGGCGAGTTCCCCCGGGTGCTCAAAACCGCTGCCGCACTGCGGGAGCCGCACCGTATCTGCCGTTACCTGGAGGAGCTGGCCGGTGACTATCACCGGTTCTACGACTCGTGCCGCGTGCTGCCGCAGGGCGACGAGGCGCCCAGCGACCTGCACGCCGCGCGGCTGGCGCTGTGCCAGGCGACCCGGCAGGCGGTCGCCAACGGTCTGGACATCCTCGGCGTGCGCGCACCGGAGCGGATGTGAGCGCCCATCCGGTCGGTGCGCCGCCGCGCCCGGGCAGCGTTGACGATGCGCTGCTGCTGGCACCGCACGTCTGGCCGCGCGGCGCCGCTCGCGGTGACGACGGGGTGGTCCGCGTCGGCGGTGTCGGAGTCGACGCGCTGGCCCGCGAGTTCGGCACCCCACTGTTCGTCGTCGACGAAGACGACTTCCGCGGCCGCTGCCGGGAGATCGCCACGGCGTTCGGCGGCGGTGACCACGTGCACTACGCGGCGAAGGCATTCCTGTGCAGCGAAGTCGCCCGCTGGGTCGCCGAGGAAGGTCTGTCGTTGGACGTGGCCACCGGCGGCGAGTTGGCCGTCGCCATGCACGCCGGGTTCCCACCGGAGCGAATCGCGGTGCACGGCAACAACAAATCGGTGAGCGAATTGCGCGCCGCCGTGACGGCCGGCGTCGGGCACGTGGTCCTGGACTCCCTCATCGAGATCGACCGCCTCGAGGCGGTGGCCGCCGAGGCCGGTGTGGTCCAAGACGTGCTGGTGCGGGTCACCGTCGGTGTCGAGGCGCACACCCATGAGTTCATCTCCACCGCCCACGAAGACCAGAAGTTCGGGCTGTCGCTGGCCGGGGGAGCGGCGCTGGACGCGATCCGGCAGGTCTTCGCCGCCGAGCATCTGCGGCTGGTCGGACTGCACAGCCACATCGGTTCGCAGATCTTCGACGTGGCCGGATTCGAGATCGCCGCGCACCGGGTCATCGGGCTGCTGCGCGACGTCGTCGCCGAATTCGGGGTCGACAAGACCGCCCAGATCCGCACCGTCGACCTCGGCGGAGGATTCGGGATCGCCTACCTGCCCGAGGACGACCCGCCACCGGTGGCGCAGCTGGCGGCGAAACTCACCGCCATCGTCGCCGACGAGTCCGCCGCGGTGGGCCTGCCCGCCCCGAAGCTGGTGGTGGAGCCGGGCCGGGCGATCGCCGGGCCGGGCACCGTCACCCTCTACGAGGTGGGCACCGTCAAAGACGTCGACATCAGCGCCTCGGCACGGCGGCGTTACATCAGCGTCGACGGGGGTATGAGTGACAACATCCGCCCGTCGCTGTACGGGGCTCACTACGACGTGCGGCTGGTCTCGCGAAGCAGCGAGGCGCCGCCGGTGCTGGCCCGTGTAGTCGGAAAACACTGTGAGAGTGGGGATATCATCGTGCGTGACACCTGGGTTCCCGGGGATGTGGAGCCGGGGGACCTGCTCGCGGTGGCCGCCACCGGCGCCTACTGTTACTCGATGTCGAGCCGATACAACCTGGTGTGCCGCCCGGCGGTGGTGACGGTGCGTGACGGTCACTCCCGGTTGGTGCTGCGCCGGGAGACCATGGATGATTTGTTGAGCCTGGAGGTGGGCGGTGGCCACTGAGCAGAAACCGGTCGGTGTTGCGGTACTCGGGTACGGCAACGTCGGCAGCGAGGTTGTCCGCATCATCGAGAACAGCGCCGCGGACCTGGCCGCGCGCATCGGCGCCCCGCTGGTCCTGCGCGGTGTCGGGGTGCGGCGGGTCAACGCCAACCGCGGTGTGCCGATCGGGCTGCTCACCGACGACATCGACGGACTGGTGTCCCGCGACGACGTCGACATCGTCGTGGAGTTGATGGGACCGGTGGAGCCGGCCCGCGCGGCGATCATGACCGCGATCGAGCACGGCAAATCGGTGGTGACCGCCAACAAGGCGCTGCTGGCCAGTTCCACCGGGGATCTCGCCCGTGCCGCCGAACGCGCCCACGTGGACCTGTATTTCGAGGCGGCGGTCGCCGGGGCCATCCCGGTGATCCGGCCGCTCACCCAGTCGTTGGCCGGCGACACGGTGCTGCGGGTCGCCGGCATCGTCAACGGCACCACCAACTACATCCTCTCGGAGATGGAGACCACCGGCGCCGACTACGCCAGCGCCCTGGCCGACGCCAGCGTGCTCGGCTACGCCGAGGCCGACCCGAGTGCCGACGTCGACGGCTACGACGCGGCT
This sequence is a window from Mycolicibacillus parakoreensis. Protein-coding genes within it:
- the lysA gene encoding diaminopimelate decarboxylase — encoded protein: MSAHPVGAPPRPGSVDDALLLAPHVWPRGAARGDDGVVRVGGVGVDALAREFGTPLFVVDEDDFRGRCREIATAFGGGDHVHYAAKAFLCSEVARWVAEEGLSLDVATGGELAVAMHAGFPPERIAVHGNNKSVSELRAAVTAGVGHVVLDSLIEIDRLEAVAAEAGVVQDVLVRVTVGVEAHTHEFISTAHEDQKFGLSLAGGAALDAIRQVFAAEHLRLVGLHSHIGSQIFDVAGFEIAAHRVIGLLRDVVAEFGVDKTAQIRTVDLGGGFGIAYLPEDDPPPVAQLAAKLTAIVADESAAVGLPAPKLVVEPGRAIAGPGTVTLYEVGTVKDVDISASARRRYISVDGGMSDNIRPSLYGAHYDVRLVSRSSEAPPVLARVVGKHCESGDIIVRDTWVPGDVEPGDLLAVAATGAYCYSMSSRYNLVCRPAVVTVRDGHSRLVLRRETMDDLLSLEVGGGH
- the argS gene encoding arginine--tRNA ligase; the protein is MTPADLAELLKTTAAAVLAEHDLDPAALPATVTVERPRNPEHGDYATNLALQLGKKVGVNPRELAGWLADALGAATGVSAAEVAGPGFVNLRLDASAQGVVIDNVIAAGPRYGHSTDLAALNINLEFVSANPTGPIHIGGTRWAAVGDALGRLLATQGAAVTREYYFNDHGAQIDRFAESLIAAATGEPVPENGYAGAYITEIAAAVQATAPDAVSKPPAERHETFRAIGVDLMFAHIKASLHEFGTDFDVYTHEDSMHTSGRVDEAIAKLRDNGNIYEKDGATWLRTSAFGDDKDRVVIKSDGQPAYIAGDLAYYLDKRHRGFDLCIYMLGADHHGYIARLKAAAAAFGEDPATVEVLIGQMVNLVRDGAPVKMSKRAGTVITLDDLVEAIGVDAARYSLIRSSVDTPIDIDLALWSSASNENPVYYVQYAHARLSALARNAADLGIVADTGHLELLTHDKEGTLIRSLGEFPRVLKTAAALREPHRICRYLEELAGDYHRFYDSCRVLPQGDEAPSDLHAARLALCQATRQAVANGLDILGVRAPERM